The genomic region CCCCCGGTGCAATCCCGTGCATATAAAAGGAACCCGGAGATGCACAAATCCACGAATCAGAATAGGGGCCCAGTTACGCGGCCTTGGCAGGCTGCTTTTCAAACGCGGGCAATTGTACAGTGAAAGTGGTTCCGCTGCCGATTTCGCTGGTAAAGCTGATATCTCCGCCGCTGGCCAGTAGGATTTTCTGGGCAGTCGAGAGCCCGAGTCCGGTACCAGTCTGCTTGGTCGTGAAGTAGGGAAGAAATATCTTCTTCTGCTGCTCCGGTAAGATCCCTTCGCCCGTGTCCTGTACCGACGCAATTACCATCCCGGAGCGCTCCTCGCAACGGGCCGTAAGACGGCCGCCACGGGGCATGGCCTGGATGGCATTGACAATCAGATTGGTGAAGACGCGACGCAGGTCGGCGGCATTGGCGCGGACTGGCGGCACCGGCTTGAACTCGGTTGTCACGGTCAGCCCATTGACACCCCGCCACATCGGGCGGGTGAGGTCGAGCGCATCCTGGAGCATCTGGCGAACGTCCACCTGGGCACTTTCGCCGCTGGCTCCGCGAACGTACTCGCGTACCCGCTTGATGATTTCTGCGCCTCGCCGGGCGGCATTTTCAATCATGCCCACGTAGAAGCGCTGATCATCGCTTTGGTTAGGCTGTGACTGCAGCAGCGCGGCGGCCTGGGTGATGGTGTTCAGCACGTTGTTGAAGTCATGGGCGATACCAGAGGCCATCTGTCCGATGGCGGTGTGCCGCTCGGCATCGGCCACTTGCCGCTGTAACTGGGTAATCTCGGTTACATCGCGAACCACCAGGAGCGCGCCTATGGTCGCGCCTTCAGCATCGCGCATTGGATTGGCGGAAACCAGCGCGTTCATAGGGGAACCGTCCGCCCGGCTGGAAAATACTCGCGCTTCATTCTGTACAGACTCCCCCGCCAGCGCCCGGGTGACCGCTAGGTCGGAGAGAGCCATGGGTTGCTCATCCTGCTGTAGACCCATGTGCTTGGCCAGAAAACTTAGGTGGGCGCCGTGAATTTCCGCGCGGGTGCATGCGCAAATTTGCTCGGCGGCCCGGTTCACGTCAACCAGCCGGGAATTGCTATCGAAAATGAAGACCGCCTCCGGCATGCTCTCCAACAGCGTATTGAGCTCCAGCAACTGCTCCCGGACGACCCGTTTCTGCCGGCGATGCGCCTCCATCAAGTAGATCAATACAATCGCAACTATGGGAAACATCCCCAACTTGGTGAGGTTGTGCAGGTGCTCGCTGACGGGCGGGTGATTACGTACGAAAAGCGAGGCGCCAATGCACAGCGCCACCGAGAGCAAAGCGGGTCCCGCCCCGGCGTAGGCTTCCACCGCCGCCACCCCGGCGAGGAAGAGCATGGGGATATATCCCACCAATGGCTCAATGCCCCGCACTACAAAGATGGCCAGCACGCTCGCCACTGCGGCGAACACGTAGCCAAGGACGGGACGATCTTTCAGCAGCTCTCGCATAGGGGGACTACTCAGGTTAGATGCGTCTAGCAGGCATTAGCGACGCCAGCTCCCTATTTACCGCCTAACAGCAGCTTGGCTATAGTCTGGAGCTGCATGTTGGAGGTCCCTTCGTAGATCTTGCCGATCTTGGCGTCGCGAAAATACTTTTCAACAGGATAGTCCTTGGTGAAGCCGTAGCCGCCGTAGATCTCGACGGCGAGGGAGGTCACCCGCTCAGCGACTTGCGAGCAGAAGAGCTTGGCCATCGCGGCTTCTTTGACGAAGTTCATGCCGACATCTTTCATGCGAGCGGCGTTGTAGACCATCAGGCGTGAGGCCTCGATTTCGGTGGCCATTTGCGCCAGTTGGAACTGAATGCCCTGATATTCGGCAATAGGCTTGCCGAACTGCTTGCGTTCTTGTGCGTACTTGGCGGCGTATTCCCAAGCGCCGCGTGCCAGGCCGCACATCTGTGCGCCAATTCCGATGCGGCCCTCGTTCAGCGTTTCGATGGCGATCTTGTAGCCCTTCCCAGCTTCGCCCAGCAGGTTGTGGCGGGGAACACGACAATCCTCGAGGATGAGCTCGCAGGTGCTGGAGGCACGAATGCCCAGCTTGTCTTCTTTCTTGCCGACCGTGAAACCGGGGAAGTCCTTCTCCACCAAAAACGCGGTGATGCCACGATATCCGGCGCTCGGATCTATGGTGGCGAACAGAACGAAGAGACCGGCTTCCTTGGCATTGGTGATCCACAGCTTGCGGCCATTGAGCACATAGTCGCCGCCGCGTTGCTCGGCCCGGGTTTGCAAGGCAAACGCGTCGGAGCCGGAGGCCGCTTCACTTAAGGCATAGGCGCCAACCATCTCGCTGGCCATACGCGGTAGATAACGCTTCTTCTGCTCTTCAGATCCCCAGCGCAGCAAGGCGTTATTCACCAGCGTGTTCTGCACATCTACCACGACTCCCGCGGAAGCATCCACGCGGGAGAATTCTTCGACGGCTAGAATGGCTTCGAAGAAAGTGCCGGCTCCGCCGCCGTATGGTTCGGGGATTTCAATGCCCATGAGCCCCAGTTGGAAGAATTGGCGGACCAGGTCTTTATCGAAGACGCCCTTTTCGTCCATTTCCCGCACCAGCGGACGGATCTTCTCCTCCGCAAATTGGCGGACGTTGTCCCGAAATAGGACTTCATCCTCACTCAGGGCAACTAAGGGAGGCGCAACATCGGGTCTTTGTAACGTGCTCTCAGGCATACGGATTCCTTGGATGCAGGTTCAGAACCCTGAATTCTAGCACTCGCTGCAGAAGCAGTTTTGAGGAGCGCTAGAGTCCCTCGGAGTGGGTGCCGATAGCGTCCCCAGGGTGTCCTGTCATGAAGCTGCGACTTGTCACAATAGGCTTGTTGATTGCAATCGTAGGTTGCGGATCGAAATCCGCGAATTCACCTCTGTTAAGCTCTCTG from Terriglobales bacterium harbors:
- a CDS encoding ATP-binding protein: MRELLKDRPVLGYVFAAVASVLAIFVVRGIEPLVGYIPMLFLAGVAAVEAYAGAGPALLSVALCIGASLFVRNHPPVSEHLHNLTKLGMFPIVAIVLIYLMEAHRRQKRVVREQLLELNTLLESMPEAVFIFDSNSRLVDVNRAAEQICACTRAEIHGAHLSFLAKHMGLQQDEQPMALSDLAVTRALAGESVQNEARVFSSRADGSPMNALVSANPMRDAEGATIGALLVVRDVTEITQLQRQVADAERHTAIGQMASGIAHDFNNVLNTITQAAALLQSQPNQSDDQRFYVGMIENAARRGAEIIKRVREYVRGASGESAQVDVRQMLQDALDLTRPMWRGVNGLTVTTEFKPVPPVRANAADLRRVFTNLIVNAIQAMPRGGRLTARCEERSGMVIASVQDTGEGILPEQQKKIFLPYFTTKQTGTGLGLSTAQKILLASGGDISFTSEIGSGTTFTVQLPAFEKQPAKAA
- a CDS encoding acyl-CoA dehydrogenase produces the protein MPESTLQRPDVAPPLVALSEDEVLFRDNVRQFAEEKIRPLVREMDEKGVFDKDLVRQFFQLGLMGIEIPEPYGGGAGTFFEAILAVEEFSRVDASAGVVVDVQNTLVNNALLRWGSEEQKKRYLPRMASEMVGAYALSEAASGSDAFALQTRAEQRGGDYVLNGRKLWITNAKEAGLFVLFATIDPSAGYRGITAFLVEKDFPGFTVGKKEDKLGIRASSTCELILEDCRVPRHNLLGEAGKGYKIAIETLNEGRIGIGAQMCGLARGAWEYAAKYAQERKQFGKPIAEYQGIQFQLAQMATEIEASRLMVYNAARMKDVGMNFVKEAAMAKLFCSQVAERVTSLAVEIYGGYGFTKDYPVEKYFRDAKIGKIYEGTSNMQLQTIAKLLLGGK